A DNA window from Leptospira langatensis contains the following coding sequences:
- the rsfS gene encoding ribosome silencing factor, translated as MTPAPKHPPQATLEILKTVHKIMTDKKCEEIAILNLEAVHSYLSFFLICTVNSAVQANAVAREIKKALKGFKLPHKETDKTGASSSSGWTLLDYGEFIIHIMTPEKREYYNLDRLWRDAERIELD; from the coding sequence ATGACCCCTGCTCCGAAACATCCACCCCAAGCCACATTAGAGATCCTAAAGACAGTCCATAAGATCATGACTGATAAGAAATGCGAAGAGATCGCAATTTTGAACTTAGAAGCGGTGCATTCTTACTTAAGCTTTTTCTTAATTTGTACTGTGAACTCCGCGGTGCAGGCAAATGCGGTCGCAAGAGAGATCAAGAAGGCTCTGAAAGGTTTCAAACTTCCTCATAAGGAAACAGATAAGACCGGGGCCTCTAGTTCTTCCGGATGGACTCTGCTCGACTATGGCGAATTCATTATCCATATCATGACCCCGGAAAAGAGAGAATATTATAATCTAGACCGTCTCTGGAGAGATGCGGAAAGAATAGAGCTGGACTGA